One stretch of Segatella copri DNA includes these proteins:
- a CDS encoding MotA/TolQ/ExbB proton channel family protein — protein sequence MNYISDVLFWISTGMLVPVIILLIFFFLRALLLLGGFFGQYLVKRKSGAEIREQMNTLTLDNIDTLGDRLPKNKQAVIVSYMKKLVDNRQSKAQVNRILDQYAQFVEKDLSLPSTLLKMGPMLGLMGTLIPMGPALVGLSTGDIASMAYNMQVAFATTVVGLFSAAIGFVTKQTKNRWYTEDMSNLEFMADLLEEK from the coding sequence ATGAATTACATATCAGACGTTTTGTTTTGGATTTCCACAGGCATGCTGGTTCCTGTGATTATTTTGTTGATTTTCTTCTTCCTCAGAGCCTTGCTGCTCCTTGGAGGTTTCTTCGGACAGTATCTTGTAAAGCGCAAGTCGGGTGCGGAGATTCGTGAACAGATGAACACCCTGACACTCGATAACATCGATACCCTGGGCGATCGCTTGCCAAAGAACAAGCAGGCAGTCATCGTTTCCTATATGAAGAAACTCGTGGACAACCGTCAGAGCAAGGCGCAGGTAAACCGCATCCTCGACCAGTATGCCCAGTTTGTAGAGAAGGATCTTTCTCTTCCTTCTACACTCCTGAAGATGGGTCCGATGCTCGGTTTGATGGGTACCTTGATTCCGATGGGTCCTGCCCTGGTAGGCCTTTCTACCGGCGATATTGCTTCGATGGCTTACAACATGCAGGTGGCTTTCGCTACCACCGTAGTGGGATTGTTCTCTGCAGCCATCGGTTTTGTAACCAAGCAGACCAAGAACCGCTGGTACACCGAGGATATGAGCAACCTCGAGTTTATGGCAGACCTTTTGGAGGAAAAGTAA